The Thermofilaceae archaeon genomic sequence TTAGAAGCCTCTCACCCTCAAGCGGCGCTCAGCTCGCCCGTTGGCAGTATAAAGGAGTTGTCAGTAATTTGCGGTTTCCTCGATGCCTTTTGCACGTAGTGGCCTGCGATGGAGAGCGCGAGGGTGGTTGCGGTGGCCAGCGCCATCCCCACGAGCGTTGTGAAGGAGGCTTTGGTGAGGTAGAGGAAGAACCTGAAACCCTCCCCCCAGTCGGGCGGGGGGAATCGCACTGTTGAGCCGTAGCTGACGTAGAAGGGTGCCGCGCAGGCGAGGCTGAGGGCCACCGCCAGGGTTATTGCCGTGAGCGCTGGCACGAGGGCCTTTGGTAGGCCCGCCCTGAAGGGGGTCAGCTCGGCTAAGCCCAGCAGGAGCCCCACAGTTAAGCCGGCTACAGCCGAGGCGAGCATCACCTTGTCCATGAGATCGCCTAGGGCTTTCACGTCTGAGAGGCTGAACGGCCCCCTCGCTGAGCGGTAGGTGGCCCAGAAGGTGGTCTCGTAGGCGAGGATCGCCGCCAGCACGAGGATGAGGCTCCTGGTGCTGAGGAGGCGGGCCTTGAGCGAGGCGTAGAGGCCGGCCGGTACCAGGAGCGCGAGCGCAAGGGCCGCGGCCAGCCTGAAGCCCATGCCCTCGCTGTACAGCCTGCCGGTGATCACCCCGTAGGCCTCCAAGGGGTCTGCGCCCTCGGGGACCCTCACGCCCGAAGCCTCGCTGAGCGCCCCTACGACCCACCGGGCTTGCTCCAGCGAAGCCCTCCTGTACGCCTCAACCCTGCTGCTCGGCAGGTTGAAGCCCTCCTCGAGGGGCCTCCCGATCGATTGGGCCGGTAGCCTCAACCCCATGAGCATCGCCACCGTGGGCGCGATGTCGTTGTGGGTGTAGCCGGTGGTGTACACCCCCGGCTTCACGCCGGGCCCGACGAGCAGCGTGAAGACCCTCCTGACCTCGGGCTCTGGCCCGCCGTGGTGTCCACCCCTCTTGAAGCCGTGGTCGCTGAGGATCACCGCGAGCGCGTCCTCCCCCGCGAGCGCCTGTACCGCGTTGAGGGTGAGCTTGACCACGTTCGCCGCCGTGGAGTT encodes the following:
- a CDS encoding alkaline phosphatase family protein produces the protein MAGSKLVYAHIAAAALAAVVLALASMSAALGAYNSWVGYRNPYADSLRRVEPVRVSGAPVARHVVFILLDGLSADVLEDLSRRGGDAARLVSMGAFYPNGLANTPTYSIPARASILTGAPPEINGVLSNEYTGAVGIDSIVRAAREAGFKILCSGDASVEMLFREYIDECALVEEGGGQGALALAEGLNLLRRYSGMGNSVFLWISVNDVDMIDHLAGGAGAPEYNSTAANVVKLTLNAVQALAGEDALAVILSDHGFKRGGHHGGPEPEVRRVFTLLVGPGVKPGVYTTGYTHNDIAPTVAMLMGLRLPAQSIGRPLEEGFNLPSSRVEAYRRASLEQARWVVGALSEASGVRVPEGADPLEAYGVITGRLYSEGMGFRLAAALALALLVPAGLYASLKARLLSTRSLILVLAAILAYETTFWATYRSARGPFSLSDVKALGDLMDKVMLASAVAGLTVGLLLGLAELTPFRAGLPKALVPALTAITLAVALSLACAAPFYVSYGSTVRFPPPDWGEGFRFFLYLTKASFTTLVGMALATATTLALSIAGHYVQKASRKPQITDNSFILPTGELSAA